A window from Bosea sp. ANAM02 encodes these proteins:
- a CDS encoding iron ABC transporter permease: protein MTLADPATLRTRVEETGLLWGLVGLVALLSLLPIGRLIVEGLAPSGQLSATALGKVMASPATWTATWNSLTTAIAGTILATLIGGTVALLATLTDIRARNAFTFCFVLPLMIAPQVTALAWLQLFGPSSTLLKLIGTAPPLGSRNPLYSREGIILLLGLQYAPLVFLTLRAGLRALPKELIEAGLAAGASPLTVLRTVVLPLMTPPLVAGIALCFVSSLGNFGIPAFLGIPGNFLVLPTLIYQRLAGLGPGVLSEVAILSLLIGLIAMAGILMQDVMLRRRDFRITTTSSAARPFELGRWRRPVEIGLWAFAILVLAMPFLGLLSTSLIPAFGVPLNAKTATLANYAYVLFEHAASKRAFVNSFLMSAGAATLIVLICVPLGYFIVWKKSRALRLLNLAAELPYAMPGVVLAIAAILLFLKPLPVLNVSLYNTIWIIVFAYLARFLVLGLRPVISGYLQIDRTLEEAAQIAGAGLPRRLVTIIFPLVAPAAVAGALLVFLTAFNELTVSALLWSSGAETLGVVVFSFEQGGDSTYASALAAVTVLVTVGLMASTSLFAQKLPQGVLPWRD from the coding sequence ATGACTCTCGCCGATCCCGCGACGCTGCGCACGCGCGTCGAGGAGACGGGCCTCCTCTGGGGGCTCGTCGGCCTCGTCGCCTTGCTGTCGCTGCTGCCGATCGGGCGTCTGATCGTCGAGGGCCTCGCCCCCAGCGGCCAGCTCTCGGCGACGGCGCTCGGCAAGGTCATGGCGAGCCCCGCGACCTGGACGGCGACCTGGAACAGCCTTACCACCGCCATCGCCGGCACGATTCTCGCGACGCTGATCGGCGGGACGGTCGCATTGCTCGCGACGCTGACCGATATCCGCGCCCGCAACGCCTTCACCTTCTGCTTCGTCCTGCCGCTGATGATCGCGCCGCAGGTCACCGCGCTCGCCTGGCTGCAGCTCTTCGGCCCGTCGAGCACGCTGCTGAAGCTGATCGGCACGGCGCCGCCGCTCGGCAGCCGCAACCCGCTCTATTCGCGCGAAGGCATCATCCTGCTGCTCGGCCTGCAATATGCGCCATTGGTCTTCCTGACCCTGCGCGCGGGCCTGCGCGCCCTGCCCAAGGAACTGATCGAGGCCGGCCTCGCCGCCGGCGCGAGCCCTCTCACGGTGCTGCGTACCGTCGTCCTGCCGCTGATGACGCCGCCGCTCGTCGCCGGCATCGCGCTTTGCTTCGTCTCCAGCCTCGGCAATTTCGGCATTCCCGCCTTCCTCGGCATTCCCGGCAATTTCCTCGTCCTGCCGACGCTGATCTACCAGCGCCTCGCGGGCCTCGGCCCCGGCGTGCTTTCCGAGGTGGCGATCCTTTCCCTGCTGATCGGCCTGATCGCGATGGCCGGCATCCTCATGCAGGACGTCATGCTGCGCCGGCGCGATTTCCGGATCACCACGACCTCGAGCGCGGCGCGCCCCTTCGAGCTCGGCCGCTGGCGCCGCCCGGTCGAGATCGGGTTGTGGGCCTTCGCCATCCTCGTGCTCGCCATGCCCTTCCTCGGCCTGCTCTCGACCTCGCTGATCCCCGCCTTCGGCGTGCCGCTGAACGCGAAGACCGCAACGCTCGCCAACTACGCCTATGTGCTGTTCGAGCACGCCGCCTCCAAGCGCGCCTTCGTCAATTCCTTCCTGATGTCGGCGGGCGCGGCCACCCTGATCGTGCTGATCTGCGTGCCGCTCGGCTATTTCATCGTCTGGAAGAAGTCCCGCGCCCTGCGCCTGCTCAATCTCGCTGCGGAACTGCCCTATGCCATGCCCGGCGTCGTGCTCGCCATCGCCGCGATCCTGCTCTTCCTCAAGCCCCTGCCGGTGCTGAACGTCTCGCTCTACAACACGATCTGGATCATCGTCTTCGCCTATCTCGCCCGCTTCCTCGTGCTGGGCCTCAGGCCTGTCATCAGCGGCTATCTCCAGATCGACCGCACCCTGGAGGAGGCCGCCCAGATCGCCGGCGCCGGCCTGCCGCGTCGCCTCGTCACGATCATCTTCCCTCTGGTCGCGCCGGCCGCCGTCGCGGGCGCGCTCCTGGTCTTCCTGACCGCCTTCAACGAGCTCACCGTCTCGGCCCTGCTCTGGTCGTCCGGCGCGGAGACGCTCGGCGTCGTCGTGTTCTCCTTCGAGCAGGGCGGCGATTCCACCTATGCCTCGGCGCTGGCGGCCGTGACCGTACTCGTCACCGTCGGCCTGATGGCCTCCACCAGCCTCTTCGCCCAGAAACTGCCCCAGGGAGTCCTGCCGTGGCGCGACTGA
- a CDS encoding dihydrolipoamide acetyltransferase family protein codes for MPIEVILPKVDMDMETGTIEAWHVKEGDRVRQGDTIFEIGTNKAVMEVEAPATGAIRNIKAQIGVPISVGTPVAWIYLDGEAATTPSEPAAAAATVAAATSVSKTEAPAAPVIAAAASPSGLRATPLARRIARQNGLDLRTVGGTGPRGRIGEADVKRHMEQRPRCAAAQEARPATAPSATASGDRLQPFSAIRRIVANRLSESMRTAPHFYLTSEIEMSAARDLLGRLARRHERIGAPKPSLTVLIARVAARILRDHPVINASTEGEATRFHERIDIGIAMERDGDLVVPVLRDAGGMDIPAMAREFARLREGMAKRTLTPAELGGGTFTISNLGMYGVDSFTAIINPPQGAILAVGRTIDKPVGRGGEIVLRPMASFTLSSDHRIVDGVAAARFMVDLREALENPELLL; via the coding sequence ATGCCCATCGAGGTCATCCTTCCCAAGGTCGACATGGACATGGAGACGGGCACGATCGAGGCCTGGCATGTCAAGGAAGGCGACCGTGTCCGCCAGGGCGACACGATCTTCGAGATCGGCACCAACAAGGCCGTGATGGAGGTCGAGGCCCCCGCCACCGGCGCGATCCGGAACATCAAGGCGCAGATTGGCGTGCCGATCTCCGTCGGAACACCCGTTGCGTGGATCTACCTCGATGGTGAGGCCGCCACCACACCGTCCGAGCCGGCAGCCGCTGCGGCCACCGTGGCGGCTGCCACATCCGTTTCGAAGACCGAGGCGCCGGCCGCTCCGGTGATTGCGGCCGCAGCGAGCCCATCCGGCCTGCGCGCGACCCCGCTCGCCCGCCGCATCGCCCGCCAGAACGGCCTCGACCTCAGGACCGTAGGCGGCACCGGTCCGCGCGGACGCATCGGCGAAGCCGACGTGAAGCGCCATATGGAACAGCGGCCGCGCTGCGCTGCGGCGCAGGAGGCACGCCCCGCAACGGCCCCCTCGGCAACTGCTTCCGGAGACCGGCTGCAGCCCTTCTCCGCGATCCGCCGCATCGTCGCGAACCGGCTCTCCGAGAGCATGCGCACCGCCCCGCATTTCTATCTGACGTCCGAGATCGAGATGAGCGCCGCGCGCGACCTGCTCGGCCGCCTCGCCAGGCGTCACGAGCGTATCGGCGCGCCCAAGCCCAGCCTGACGGTGCTGATCGCCCGCGTCGCGGCCCGCATCCTGCGCGATCACCCGGTCATCAACGCCTCCACTGAAGGCGAAGCGACCCGCTTCCACGAGCGCATCGATATCGGCATCGCCATGGAACGCGACGGCGACCTCGTCGTGCCCGTGCTGCGCGATGCCGGCGGCATGGACATCCCCGCCATGGCCCGCGAATTCGCCCGTCTCCGCGAGGGCATGGCCAAGAGGACCCTGACCCCGGCCGAGCTCGGCGGCGGCACCTTCACCATCTCCAATCTCGGCATGTATGGCGTCGACTCGTTCACCGCGATCATCAACCCGCCGCAGGGCGCGATCCTCGCCGTCGGCCGCACCATCGACAAGCCGGTCGGGCGCGGCGGAGAGATCGTGCTCCGGCCGATGGCGAGTTTCACGCTGTCCTCGGATCACCGCATCGTCGACGGCGTCGCGGCGGCCCGTTTCATGGTCGATCTGCGCGAGGCCCTTGAAAACCCGGAGCTGCTTCTGTGA
- a CDS encoding SAF domain-containing protein yields MAAIQPQPPLGAPVAGLSLAEALELRARAGKPVRVGLIGAGQMGTDIVVQISQMTGIEIAAIADIAPDRVAEAAALAGRKGDVDNVTDETGLDAARLKGRIAATTSLDLICRSPNVDVIIDATGNPEAGSRVALTAIAARKHIVMMNVEADITIGSYLAVEAAKAGVVYTLGAGDEPAAAMELINFVRAMGYPVVAAGKGKNNPFRIDAVPADYVEEATRRNMNPRMLVEFVDGSKTMVEMVAIANACGFVPDIPGMHGPAAPKDELQNYFCPKEEGGLLSRRGVVDFSVAKGVAPGVFAVAEMRHPRVRERMSDLHLGPGPYYSFFRPYHLTSLEVPLSAAAAVIFNQSHMRPLPVPTSEVGCVAKRDLAVGETLDAIGEYGYRGFALSRADAQARKALPIGLAQGATMTRPVRKGELITLADATPDEKLKIVAVRRAQDAMIAALTSGAQE; encoded by the coding sequence ATGGCCGCGATCCAGCCGCAGCCGCCTTTGGGCGCGCCCGTCGCCGGCCTGTCCCTGGCCGAAGCCCTCGAACTGCGTGCCAGGGCCGGCAAGCCGGTCCGCGTCGGCCTGATCGGCGCCGGCCAGATGGGCACCGACATCGTCGTCCAGATCTCCCAGATGACCGGCATCGAGATCGCGGCGATCGCCGATATCGCGCCGGATCGCGTCGCCGAGGCTGCCGCGCTCGCCGGCCGCAAAGGCGATGTCGATAATGTGACCGACGAGACCGGGCTCGACGCGGCGCGGCTCAAAGGCCGCATCGCCGCCACGACCTCGCTCGACCTGATCTGCCGCTCTCCCAATGTCGACGTCATCATCGACGCCACCGGCAATCCCGAAGCCGGCTCGCGCGTCGCGCTGACCGCCATCGCGGCGCGCAAGCATATCGTGATGATGAATGTCGAGGCCGACATCACCATCGGCTCCTATCTCGCGGTCGAGGCGGCGAAGGCCGGCGTGGTCTACACGCTCGGCGCCGGCGACGAGCCCGCTGCCGCGATGGAGCTGATCAATTTCGTCCGCGCCATGGGCTATCCGGTCGTCGCCGCAGGCAAGGGCAAGAACAATCCGTTCCGCATCGACGCCGTCCCGGCCGATTATGTCGAGGAAGCCACACGCCGGAACATGAACCCGCGCATGCTCGTGGAGTTCGTGGACGGCTCGAAGACGATGGTCGAGATGGTCGCCATCGCCAATGCCTGCGGCTTCGTGCCGGATATCCCCGGCATGCACGGCCCGGCCGCCCCCAAGGACGAACTCCAGAACTATTTCTGCCCGAAGGAAGAGGGCGGCCTGCTCTCGCGGAGGGGCGTCGTCGATTTCTCCGTTGCCAAGGGCGTCGCACCCGGCGTCTTCGCCGTCGCCGAGATGCGCCATCCCCGCGTCCGCGAGCGGATGAGCGACCTGCATCTCGGCCCCGGCCCGTACTACTCCTTCTTCCGGCCCTACCACCTGACGAGCCTGGAAGTGCCGCTCTCGGCCGCCGCCGCCGTGATCTTCAACCAGAGCCATATGCGCCCGTTGCCGGTGCCGACCTCCGAGGTCGGCTGTGTCGCCAAGCGCGATCTTGCGGTCGGCGAGACGCTCGATGCCATCGGCGAATACGGCTATCGCGGCTTCGCCCTCTCCCGCGCCGATGCCCAGGCCCGCAAGGCGCTGCCGATCGGCCTCGCCCAGGGCGCGACGATGACGCGGCCCGTCCGCAAGGGCGAACTCATCACGCTGGCCGACGCCACGCCCGACGAAAAGCTGAAGATCGTCGCGGTCCGCCGCGCCCAGGACGCGATGATCGCCGCGCTGACCTCCGGAGCCCAAGAATGA
- a CDS encoding sugar-binding transcriptional regulator, which yields MEDAFGAGQVQGEMPVAEAKVRAAWLYYVEGLTQEQIAEALGLSRIKVIRMLAAARSEGLVKIRIDARSARQAGLERGLVTAFGLKEAVVVPAARDAASVSALVGYAAGLWLSDKLTDNMSLAVGWGQTLHLALRGMQPRQVEAMSVVSLLGGLTHSRSINPSAVARRVADMFGADCFQLTAPVFVSNPEIRDALWREPTLRDLLDRARAADVALVSVGDLVPDSTLFREGLLPQSDLAGLKKAGAVGDLVCHFIDAEGELVDHPVNRRIMAVSPADLRGIGLVAIAAGGAHKEHAIRAALRASAAKVLITDEGAAEALLAGSAKQATEGAERERRHGQ from the coding sequence GTGGAAGACGCATTCGGAGCAGGGCAGGTCCAGGGCGAGATGCCGGTGGCGGAGGCGAAGGTCCGCGCCGCCTGGCTCTATTATGTCGAGGGCCTGACCCAGGAGCAGATCGCCGAGGCACTGGGCCTGAGCCGGATCAAGGTGATCCGCATGCTGGCGGCTGCCCGCTCCGAAGGGCTGGTCAAGATCAGGATCGATGCGCGCTCGGCCCGGCAGGCGGGGCTTGAGCGCGGGCTCGTCACCGCTTTCGGCCTGAAGGAGGCCGTGGTGGTGCCGGCGGCGCGCGATGCGGCCAGCGTCTCGGCGCTCGTCGGCTATGCCGCGGGCTTGTGGCTCTCCGACAAGCTGACCGACAACATGTCGCTGGCCGTGGGCTGGGGGCAGACCCTGCATCTGGCGCTGCGGGGCATGCAGCCGCGCCAGGTCGAGGCGATGTCGGTCGTCTCGCTGCTCGGCGGTCTCACCCATTCGCGCAGTATCAACCCGTCGGCGGTGGCGCGCCGCGTCGCCGACATGTTCGGGGCCGACTGCTTCCAGTTGACCGCGCCGGTCTTCGTCTCGAATCCCGAGATCCGCGATGCGCTTTGGCGCGAGCCGACCCTGCGGGACCTGCTCGACCGGGCCCGCGCAGCCGATGTCGCGCTGGTCAGCGTCGGTGATCTCGTGCCGGATTCGACGCTGTTCCGCGAGGGGCTCCTGCCGCAATCGGATCTCGCCGGCTTGAAGAAGGCCGGGGCGGTCGGCGACCTCGTCTGCCATTTCATCGATGCCGAGGGCGAACTGGTGGACCATCCGGTGAACCGGCGTATCATGGCGGTGAGCCCGGCCGATCTCAGGGGCATCGGCCTCGTGGCGATCGCGGCCGGCGGCGCCCATAAGGAACATGCGATCCGGGCGGCCTTGCGGGCAAGCGCGGCGA